One window of Corynebacterium accolens genomic DNA carries:
- a CDS encoding sulfurtransferase: MSILVSPQELKESIYHGDRFTLLGTHWQPKTGQSFIDFASQHIPTALFGDTGAAFVGLPGSRNGRNPLPDEDKLQSWIRSWGLQEDRPVVVYDEGRGLFAGRAWWTLRWAGLTDVRILDGGLENWLAHGYQTLTGPGNIAVGSTFEVTPGQLQTASIDDVRKHDGVLIDTRSSNRFAGRRENLDLKAGHIPGAVNIPERLFHNDGVRTLKSPDEIREVLAAAGLTQENTKDAIIYSGSGNHSALALAAMEDAGFTGLRHYIGGWSQWSADPTNPVERGDRTSVND; encoded by the coding sequence ATGAGCATTTTAGTTTCCCCGCAGGAACTCAAAGAATCCATCTACCACGGCGATCGTTTCACCCTCCTCGGCACCCACTGGCAGCCCAAGACGGGCCAAAGCTTCATCGACTTTGCTTCCCAGCACATTCCCACCGCGCTGTTTGGCGATACCGGCGCGGCCTTCGTCGGCCTTCCCGGCTCGCGCAATGGCCGCAACCCGCTTCCCGATGAAGACAAGTTGCAGTCCTGGATCCGTTCTTGGGGCCTGCAGGAAGACCGCCCCGTGGTGGTCTATGACGAGGGCCGCGGGCTGTTCGCCGGCCGCGCGTGGTGGACGCTGCGCTGGGCAGGCCTGACGGATGTGCGCATCCTCGACGGCGGCTTGGAAAACTGGCTCGCGCACGGTTACCAGACTCTCACGGGCCCGGGCAATATTGCGGTCGGCTCCACGTTCGAGGTCACTCCTGGCCAGCTGCAGACCGCCTCGATCGATGACGTCCGCAAGCATGATGGCGTCCTCATCGATACGCGCTCCAGCAACCGCTTTGCCGGTCGCCGCGAAAACCTAGATTTGAAGGCAGGCCACATCCCCGGTGCGGTCAATATTCCCGAGCGCCTCTTCCACAACGATGGGGTGCGCACGTTGAAGTCTCCGGATGAAATCCGTGAGGTGCTGGCCGCGGCCGGATTGACCCAGGAAAACACCAAGGACGCAATCATCTATTCCGGCTCGGGCAACCACTCCGCGCTGGCCCTCGCGGCGATGGAAGACGCCGGATTCACCGGCCTGCGCCACTACATCGGCGGCTGGTCGCAGTGGTCTGCAGACCCGACCAACCCGGTGGAACGCGGGGATAGGACTTCGGTTAACGATTAA
- the clpB gene encoding ATP-dependent chaperone ClpB: MSSFNPTTKTQEALQEALQTASANGNPDIRPAHLLAAILGQEGGIAAPVLKATGVDPDTVLKEARELVNSYPSAEGSNMSNPQFNRDGLNVLTKSQELAGELGDEFVSTEVLLAAIAGSKTDAAELLTGRGATYDAIKGAFPSVRGAAKVTSENPEDQFQALEKYATDLTARAREGKIDPVIGRDQEIRRVVQVLSRRTKNNPVLIGEPGVGKTAIVEGLARRIVAGDVPESLKGKTLISLDLGSMVAGAKFRGEFEERLKAVLDEIKQSEGEIITFIDELHTIVGAGATGEGSMDAGNMIKPMLARGELRLVGATTLDEYRKYIEKDAALERRFQQVYAAEPSVEDTIGILRGLKERYEVHHGVRIMDSALVSAAELSNRYITNRFLPDKAIDLVDEAGSRLRMEIDSSPQEIDELERIVRRMEIEELALKKESDAASKDRLAALQGELADQREKLGELKARWANEKKAIDDVQDIKEELDDLRRQAEIAERDGDLALASEINYGKIPPLEKDLAAAEEKAAAQRNTMLDEEVSPDTIAEVVSAWTGIPAGKMLQGETEKLLNMESVLGERVVGQREAVTAVSDAVRRSRAGVADPNRPTGSFLFLGPTGVGKTELAKALADFLFDDESAMVRIDMSEYGEKHSVSRLVGAPPGYVGHEAGGQLTEAVRRRPYTLVLFDEVEKAHPDVFDVLLQVLDEGRLTDGQGRTVDFRNTVIILTSNLGAGGTKDETMEAVKRAFKPEFINRLDDVVMFEPLSEELLRGIVDIQLRGLTERLEARRLTLQVSDSAKSWLADRGYDPAYGARPLRRTIQQAIGDKLAKKLLAGDIADGDTVHVDVADGGAELDISAR, from the coding sequence ATGAGTTCTTTTAACCCCACCACTAAAACACAAGAGGCGCTGCAGGAAGCCCTGCAGACTGCGTCTGCGAATGGCAACCCGGATATCCGCCCGGCGCACCTGCTGGCGGCTATCCTTGGGCAGGAAGGCGGCATCGCCGCGCCGGTACTCAAGGCCACCGGCGTTGACCCGGATACCGTGCTGAAGGAAGCGCGCGAGCTGGTTAACTCTTATCCCAGCGCCGAGGGCTCCAATATGTCCAACCCGCAATTCAACCGGGATGGCTTAAACGTACTGACCAAGTCGCAGGAATTGGCGGGCGAGCTTGGCGATGAGTTCGTGTCCACCGAAGTCCTCCTCGCCGCTATCGCCGGTTCGAAGACCGACGCCGCCGAGTTGCTGACCGGCCGCGGCGCAACCTACGACGCCATCAAGGGCGCCTTCCCCTCCGTGCGCGGGGCCGCCAAGGTGACCTCGGAGAACCCGGAGGACCAATTCCAGGCCCTGGAAAAGTATGCCACCGACCTCACCGCGCGGGCGCGCGAGGGCAAGATCGACCCGGTCATCGGGCGCGATCAGGAAATCCGGCGCGTCGTCCAGGTGCTCTCGCGCCGGACGAAGAATAATCCGGTGTTGATTGGTGAACCGGGCGTCGGCAAGACTGCGATCGTCGAGGGCCTGGCCCGGCGCATCGTGGCTGGCGACGTCCCCGAGTCCCTGAAGGGCAAGACGCTCATCAGCCTGGACCTCGGCTCCATGGTCGCCGGCGCCAAGTTCCGCGGCGAGTTCGAAGAGCGCCTTAAGGCTGTGCTGGATGAAATCAAGCAATCTGAGGGCGAAATCATCACCTTCATCGATGAGTTGCACACCATCGTCGGCGCCGGCGCTACCGGCGAAGGCTCCATGGATGCTGGCAACATGATTAAGCCCATGCTGGCCCGCGGTGAGTTGCGCCTCGTCGGTGCAACCACGTTGGATGAGTACCGCAAGTACATCGAAAAGGACGCCGCCCTCGAGCGCCGTTTCCAGCAGGTCTACGCCGCAGAGCCGTCCGTGGAAGACACCATCGGTATCCTGCGCGGGCTCAAGGAGCGCTACGAGGTGCACCACGGCGTGCGCATCATGGACTCCGCCTTGGTGTCTGCAGCGGAGCTATCGAACCGCTACATCACCAACCGCTTCCTGCCGGACAAGGCCATCGACCTAGTCGATGAGGCTGGCTCCCGTCTGCGCATGGAAATCGACTCCTCGCCGCAGGAAATCGATGAGCTCGAGCGCATCGTTCGCCGCATGGAGATCGAGGAGCTCGCGCTGAAGAAGGAATCCGACGCCGCCTCCAAGGACCGCCTGGCCGCCCTGCAGGGCGAGCTCGCGGACCAGCGCGAAAAACTCGGCGAGCTCAAGGCGCGCTGGGCCAACGAGAAGAAGGCCATCGATGACGTGCAGGATATTAAGGAGGAGCTCGACGATCTTCGCCGCCAAGCAGAAATTGCCGAGCGCGACGGCGACCTCGCCCTAGCCTCCGAGATCAACTACGGCAAGATACCGCCGCTGGAAAAGGACCTGGCAGCAGCCGAGGAAAAGGCCGCTGCCCAGCGCAATACCATGCTGGATGAGGAGGTCAGCCCGGATACCATCGCGGAGGTCGTCTCCGCGTGGACCGGCATTCCCGCCGGCAAGATGCTGCAGGGCGAGACCGAGAAGCTGCTGAACATGGAATCGGTGTTGGGTGAGAGGGTCGTCGGCCAGCGCGAGGCCGTGACCGCTGTTTCCGATGCCGTGCGTCGCTCCCGCGCGGGCGTGGCTGACCCCAACCGCCCGACCGGCTCCTTCCTCTTCCTCGGCCCCACCGGCGTGGGTAAGACGGAGCTGGCGAAGGCGCTGGCGGACTTCCTCTTCGACGATGAATCCGCCATGGTGCGCATCGATATGTCTGAGTATGGCGAGAAGCACTCCGTCTCCCGGCTCGTTGGTGCCCCTCCGGGATACGTCGGCCACGAGGCCGGCGGCCAGCTCACCGAGGCCGTGCGGCGTCGGCCTTATACGCTCGTGCTTTTCGACGAAGTGGAAAAGGCCCACCCCGACGTCTTCGACGTCCTCCTCCAGGTCCTGGATGAGGGGCGGCTTACCGATGGCCAGGGGCGCACCGTCGACTTCCGCAATACCGTCATCATCCTGACGTCCAACCTGGGCGCCGGCGGTACGAAGGACGAGACCATGGAGGCCGTAAAGCGGGCCTTCAAGCCGGAGTTCATCAACCGCCTCGATGACGTGGTGATGTTCGAGCCGCTGTCGGAGGAACTGCTGCGCGGCATCGTGGACATCCAGCTGCGCGGTCTCACCGAGCGTTTGGAGGCCCGGCGCTTGACGCTGCAGGTATCCGATTCCGCCAAGTCCTGGTTGGCTGACCGCGGCTATGACCCCGCCTACGGCGCCCGCCCGCTGCGCCGGACCATCCAGCAGGCTATCGGTGACAAGCTAGCGAAGAAGCTTTTGGCCGGTGACATTGCCGATGGCGATACCGTCCACGTCGATGTCGCCGATGGCGGCGCGGAGCTGGATATCTCCGCTCGCTAA
- a CDS encoding sodium/glutamate symporter yields the protein MEDFSAYTLMLDVGWISLLMVIGNILRHQVKFIFQDLLLPAPITAGLIGLLVGPNVLGWINFSDNLGDYTSILIAVVFASMAYSMEVGGNMGKGARNMWGYSTMMFTGQWGLFIVLGLLFFAPVFDTPNWFGMMLPVGFTGGFGTAAAVGGALEGVGAEAAASLGFTSATVGTLAAIIGGVIAGNWGIRKGKVSYVPKELPEEIRRGYIKNLADRPSLGRATTNPSSIEPLALHFGFIILTVMTAYGVNKGISSIWENVSIPLFAMSMVIGLIFRAIMNFVGAEDYLDKDSVSSISGAATDYLIAFGVAAIVPAAIASYWQALLVLFILGTIFCSFFLMWFPAEFFGERWIERGIFGWGWATATVATGIAVLKIVDPKLKSGTLSEYGMAYIGFGPFEISWTIIAPMAVMYGFTGAFGAVSLAISIGVYLTFKFMGLLPPRGTIFKEGIGHVGQKQET from the coding sequence ATGGAAGATTTTTCCGCTTATACGCTCATGCTGGACGTGGGTTGGATTTCCTTACTCATGGTCATCGGCAATATTTTGCGCCACCAAGTGAAGTTTATCTTCCAGGACTTATTGCTGCCTGCCCCCATTACCGCCGGCCTGATCGGCCTGCTCGTCGGCCCCAACGTGCTGGGGTGGATCAACTTCTCCGATAACCTCGGCGACTACACCTCCATCCTCATCGCCGTGGTCTTTGCCTCGATGGCCTATTCCATGGAAGTCGGCGGCAACATGGGTAAGGGCGCGCGCAATATGTGGGGCTATTCCACCATGATGTTCACCGGCCAGTGGGGCCTGTTCATCGTGCTCGGCCTGCTCTTCTTCGCCCCAGTCTTTGATACCCCCAACTGGTTCGGCATGATGCTGCCGGTTGGCTTTACCGGTGGCTTCGGCACGGCCGCCGCTGTGGGTGGCGCGCTGGAGGGCGTCGGCGCCGAGGCGGCAGCGTCATTGGGCTTTACTTCCGCGACCGTCGGCACGCTGGCCGCGATTATCGGTGGTGTCATCGCTGGTAACTGGGGCATCCGCAAGGGCAAGGTGTCCTACGTGCCCAAGGAGCTGCCGGAAGAGATTCGCCGCGGCTACATCAAGAACCTGGCTGATCGCCCCTCCCTTGGTCGCGCCACCACCAACCCTTCTTCCATCGAGCCGCTAGCGCTGCACTTCGGCTTCATCATCCTCACGGTCATGACGGCGTACGGCGTCAATAAGGGCATTTCCAGCATTTGGGAAAATGTTTCCATTCCGCTCTTTGCGATGTCCATGGTTATCGGCCTCATCTTCCGCGCCATCATGAACTTCGTCGGTGCCGAGGATTATCTGGATAAGGATTCCGTATCCTCCATCTCCGGTGCTGCTACCGACTACCTCATTGCCTTCGGTGTGGCCGCCATCGTTCCTGCTGCTATCGCTTCCTACTGGCAGGCGCTGCTGGTGCTGTTTATTTTGGGCACCATCTTCTGTAGCTTCTTCCTGATGTGGTTCCCCGCCGAGTTCTTTGGCGAGCGTTGGATCGAGCGCGGTATCTTCGGCTGGGGCTGGGCGACGGCCACCGTGGCTACCGGCATCGCCGTGCTTAAGATCGTCGACCCGAAGCTGAAGTCCGGCACGCTTTCCGAATACGGCATGGCCTACATCGGCTTCGGCCCGTTCGAGATTTCGTGGACCATTATCGCGCCGATGGCTGTGATGTACGGATTTACCGGCGCGTTCGGTGCCGTCTCGCTGGCCATTTCCATCGGTGTGTACCTGACATTCAAATTCATGGGTCTGCTTCCGCCGCGCGGCACGATTTTCAAAGAGGGCATCGGCCACGTGGGCCAGAAACAAGAAACCTAG
- a CDS encoding TrmH family RNA methyltransferase, with protein sequence MEQDAQTGHDAQTGQGVRGESTAQPEQQEQQEQREQREQPEEAKGPTEWNEGRHGVGPWEGPWPEGPEADKYDPELLREGDRRNVVDAYRYWRREAIKGDIDKRRHSLHIAIENFENDANIGTVVRTANAFAVDTVHIVGRRRWNRRGAMVTDRYQHLRHHESVDKLIAWASEEDLTVVAIDNTPGCVPLETAELPERSLLLFGQEGPGVSAAAQDAALMTCSIAQFGSTRSINAGVAAGIAMHAWIRQHADLNNSW encoded by the coding sequence ATGGAGCAGGACGCACAGACTGGGCACGACGCGCAGACTGGGCAGGGTGTGCGCGGCGAGAGTACTGCTCAACCAGAGCAGCAGGAGCAGCAGGAGCAGCGAGAACAGCGAGAGCAGCCCGAGGAGGCGAAGGGTCCGACCGAATGGAATGAGGGCCGGCACGGCGTGGGGCCCTGGGAAGGGCCCTGGCCGGAAGGGCCGGAGGCGGACAAATACGATCCGGAGCTGCTGCGTGAGGGCGACCGTCGCAATGTCGTCGACGCGTATCGGTATTGGCGGAGGGAGGCGATTAAGGGGGATATCGATAAGCGGCGGCACAGCCTGCATATAGCCATCGAGAACTTTGAAAATGACGCCAATATCGGCACCGTCGTGCGCACCGCCAACGCCTTTGCCGTCGATACCGTCCACATCGTGGGGCGGCGGCGGTGGAACCGCCGCGGCGCCATGGTGACAGATAGGTATCAGCATCTGCGGCACCATGAGAGCGTCGATAAGCTTATTGCCTGGGCGTCTGAGGAAGACCTGACGGTCGTGGCCATCGATAACACCCCCGGTTGCGTGCCCCTCGAAACCGCCGAACTACCTGAGCGCAGCCTGCTGCTATTCGGACAAGAAGGCCCCGGCGTCAGCGCCGCCGCGCAAGACGCCGCCCTGATGACCTGCTCCATCGCGCAATTTGGCTCCACGCGGTCCATCAACGCTGGCGTGGCCGCGGGCATCGCCATGCATGCCTGGATCCGGCAGCACGCCGATCTGAACAATTCCTGGTAA
- a CDS encoding carbon-nitrogen hydrolase family protein, which produces MKIAAVQLTSTGSIEENQELALDKIREAAAAGARLIVLPEATSQNFRSGRLDEQAQNLEGPFATAIQEAAEELEVTVVVGMFCPADTIEREDKTINRVSNTALVAGPGVLGGYEKIHTYDAFDYRESDTVQPGESLVTFDVDDLTVGVVVCYDIRFPEQFKELAREGAQLIVVPTSWADGPGKLEQWRLLTAARALDSTSYILAAGQSRPGGNAEAGSPSGPTGIGHSTIVDPNGVRVAEAGYEDEILYADIDPQEVAKTRRSLPVLELND; this is translated from the coding sequence ATGAAAATAGCAGCAGTGCAATTGACCTCTACCGGCAGCATCGAGGAAAACCAAGAACTCGCCCTGGATAAAATCCGCGAGGCCGCGGCGGCGGGCGCGCGCCTTATCGTGCTGCCCGAGGCCACCTCGCAGAACTTCCGCTCGGGCCGCCTAGACGAGCAGGCGCAGAACCTCGAAGGCCCGTTCGCCACCGCGATTCAGGAAGCGGCGGAGGAATTGGAGGTCACCGTCGTCGTCGGCATGTTCTGCCCAGCCGATACCATCGAGCGCGAGGATAAGACCATCAACCGCGTATCCAATACCGCGCTCGTCGCAGGCCCCGGCGTGCTGGGCGGCTACGAAAAAATCCACACCTACGATGCCTTTGACTACCGCGAATCCGATACGGTGCAGCCTGGGGAGTCCTTGGTGACCTTTGACGTCGATGACCTTACCGTCGGCGTCGTGGTCTGCTACGATATCCGCTTCCCGGAGCAGTTCAAGGAGCTGGCACGAGAGGGCGCACAGCTCATCGTCGTGCCCACCAGCTGGGCGGATGGCCCCGGCAAGCTGGAGCAGTGGCGCCTGCTCACGGCGGCGCGGGCGCTGGATTCCACCAGCTATATTCTCGCCGCGGGCCAATCCCGCCCGGGCGGCAACGCGGAGGCCGGATCCCCCTCGGGCCCGACCGGCATCGGGCACTCCACCATCGTCGATCCCAACGGCGTGCGCGTGGCAGAAGCCGGCTACGAAGACGAGATCCTCTACGCCGATATCGACCCGCAAGAAGTAGCGAAGACGCGCCGCTCCCTGCCGGTGCTAGAACTTAACGACTAA
- the pyrE gene encoding orotate phosphoribosyltransferase produces MTEVHLQEDKKKRLAELVKELAVVHGKVTLSSGKEADYYVDLRRATLHHEASRLIGSLLRELTADWDFAAVGGLTLGADPVATSIMHADGRDIDAFVVRKEAKKHGMQRRIEGADVAGKKVLVVEDTTTTGNSPLTAVAALREAGAEVVGVATVVDRATGAEDVISAEGLEYRSLLGLDDLGLA; encoded by the coding sequence ATGACTGAAGTGCACCTGCAAGAAGACAAGAAGAAGCGTCTCGCGGAACTGGTCAAGGAGCTTGCCGTTGTGCACGGCAAGGTGACTTTGTCCTCGGGCAAAGAGGCCGATTACTACGTTGATTTGCGCCGCGCGACCTTGCACCACGAAGCCTCCCGCCTCATCGGTTCCTTGCTCCGCGAGCTCACCGCTGATTGGGATTTTGCGGCCGTGGGAGGGCTCACCCTCGGCGCGGATCCGGTTGCCACCTCCATCATGCATGCCGATGGCCGCGATATCGACGCCTTCGTCGTGCGCAAGGAAGCCAAAAAGCACGGCATGCAGCGCCGTATCGAGGGCGCGGATGTGGCTGGAAAGAAGGTGCTGGTCGTTGAGGACACCACCACGACCGGCAACTCGCCGCTCACGGCAGTCGCCGCATTGCGCGAGGCCGGGGCAGAAGTAGTAGGCGTGGCTACCGTCGTTGACCGCGCTACCGGCGCCGAGGATGTCATCTCGGCCGAGGGCCTTGAGTACCGTTCCCTGCTTGGCTTGGACGACCTTGGACTCGCGTAA
- a CDS encoding FAD-binding oxidoreductase has protein sequence MWELGEHFRKYADDYRDAVHEQFFLMVPEARQVFSLSMQDTHRSMVHSLAWMIEHAEPSSAGAGAGVGAALPEAVREKIAQLGRDHRRHGFPAEVYARFEEALIKGLRVLALTRYQYDFACAVIHEVCAEMGTAAREADLAGEAPAYSGQVVAVERPTRETAVIRVEAGMPADFEPGQYFPVTTQYLPGQWRMLTPAQPSDATGQLVFHVAAVGAASRSLAHTKPGDWWTLGRPTGSIWQDLRALRGGRLVIVAYGTGWAAARCLALAARQAADAGEEGLAKNLDLQIFAVADSPGAHYDTHFQQNLTALYPDLSLRRIIRKENDPWLLGARPLADAATHTLSPDPTDVVVNEAELSTGTPTYFALFGSAEEVAEGRKGLEKRGIGKQWILSHSWGRDREWLPEDYAAQS, from the coding sequence ATGTGGGAATTGGGCGAGCACTTCCGAAAGTACGCAGACGACTACCGCGATGCGGTGCATGAGCAGTTTTTCCTCATGGTGCCGGAGGCGCGGCAAGTCTTTTCCCTTTCTATGCAGGACACCCACCGGTCCATGGTGCACTCATTGGCGTGGATGATTGAACACGCGGAACCCAGCAGCGCCGGCGCGGGGGCGGGAGTTGGAGCTGCGCTGCCCGAGGCCGTCCGGGAGAAAATCGCGCAGCTCGGCCGCGATCACCGCAGGCACGGCTTCCCGGCAGAGGTGTATGCGCGGTTCGAGGAGGCGCTCATCAAAGGCCTCCGGGTATTGGCGCTGACGCGGTACCAATACGACTTCGCCTGCGCCGTCATCCACGAGGTCTGCGCGGAGATGGGCACCGCGGCGCGCGAGGCGGACCTGGCTGGGGAGGCGCCGGCGTATTCGGGGCAGGTGGTCGCGGTGGAGCGGCCGACGCGCGAAACAGCGGTCATTCGCGTGGAGGCGGGAATGCCCGCCGACTTCGAGCCGGGGCAGTATTTCCCCGTCACCACCCAGTACCTTCCCGGCCAATGGCGCATGCTCACCCCAGCTCAGCCAAGCGATGCCACCGGCCAGCTGGTCTTCCACGTCGCCGCGGTGGGCGCGGCTTCGCGGTCGCTTGCGCATACCAAGCCGGGCGATTGGTGGACTTTGGGCCGGCCCACCGGGTCCATCTGGCAGGACCTGCGCGCGTTGCGCGGCGGCAGGCTGGTCATCGTGGCCTATGGCACGGGCTGGGCGGCGGCGCGGTGCTTGGCGCTGGCGGCCCGCCAGGCCGCGGATGCGGGCGAGGAGGGACTCGCGAAGAACCTGGACCTGCAGATTTTTGCCGTTGCGGATAGCCCCGGCGCGCACTATGACACGCACTTCCAGCAGAACCTTACGGCCCTCTACCCCGATCTCAGCCTGCGCCGCATCATCCGGAAAGAAAACGACCCGTGGTTGCTGGGCGCACGGCCGCTTGCCGATGCCGCCACCCACACCCTCTCCCCCGACCCGACCGATGTAGTAGTCAACGAGGCCGAGTTATCCACAGGCACGCCCACCTACTTTGCCCTCTTCGGCAGCGCCGAGGAGGTAGCGGAAGGAAGGAAGGGGTTGGAGAAAAGGGGCATCGGCAAGCAGTGGATCTTGAGCCACAGCTGGGGCCGCGACCGAGAGTGGCTGCCGGAGGATTATGCGGCGCAGTCTTAG
- a CDS encoding alpha/beta hydrolase has translation MNLSTALRHSAAQLAADRAGLHTHYVDSHHDWRSLSLGGPAGVAARSGLAEATEWLSSPLGQMERVIEVLDRHADLQAWREEVEARIISFLGKIDELSGPAALAGAVQLREVRALGDALDWLCSQEIDALCTPAGAEPPKRLEDFADLPLDTIHEINLAQASDRVAQLAADNPDMRIVETSPGRLVALVDPEGFRTEPASVTTFVEGVHSSDPTTWQRAVDRGRNIATASGGPAAVWLGYQAPSSLPRAVHAEPARAAGQELVRFQRGIGKRYPGAKRTVVGYSYGSVVTGYAAREEEIASDIVLVGSPGTSAQHAGELHGTVWAATNDNDPIAIATGPLSGIHGPDPTTQSFGATPLPGADGLPGDHGSYWEDPQFLRGLGTVAAPEPRPD, from the coding sequence ATGAATTTATCGACTGCCCTGCGCCACAGCGCCGCGCAGCTCGCCGCGGACCGCGCTGGCCTGCACACTCACTATGTGGATTCACACCACGATTGGCGCTCGCTATCGCTGGGTGGGCCCGCGGGCGTGGCGGCGCGATCCGGTTTGGCGGAGGCAACCGAGTGGCTGAGTAGCCCCCTCGGGCAGATGGAGCGGGTCATCGAGGTACTCGACCGGCATGCGGACCTGCAGGCCTGGCGCGAGGAGGTGGAGGCGCGGATCATTTCCTTTTTGGGCAAGATCGACGAGCTTTCTGGGCCCGCCGCGCTAGCCGGTGCCGTGCAACTGCGGGAGGTGCGCGCGCTTGGCGATGCCCTCGATTGGCTCTGTTCCCAAGAAATCGACGCCCTCTGCACGCCCGCCGGGGCGGAACCGCCTAAGCGGCTGGAGGATTTTGCCGATCTTCCCCTCGATACCATCCACGAGATTAACCTCGCCCAGGCCAGCGACCGCGTGGCGCAGCTGGCCGCGGATAATCCTGATATGCGCATCGTGGAAACTAGCCCTGGCCGGTTGGTAGCACTGGTGGATCCTGAGGGCTTTCGCACGGAACCTGCGTCCGTGACCACGTTTGTCGAAGGCGTGCATTCCTCCGACCCCACCACCTGGCAGCGCGCCGTGGACCGCGGCCGCAATATCGCCACCGCGAGCGGTGGGCCAGCCGCCGTGTGGTTGGGTTACCAAGCGCCGTCCAGCCTGCCGCGCGCCGTGCACGCCGAACCCGCGCGGGCGGCGGGGCAGGAGCTGGTGCGGTTTCAGCGGGGCATCGGCAAGCGGTATCCAGGCGCAAAGCGAACGGTGGTGGGCTATTCCTATGGCTCCGTCGTGACCGGATACGCGGCGCGCGAGGAGGAAATCGCCTCCGATATCGTGCTCGTGGGAAGCCCCGGCACGAGTGCTCAGCACGCCGGCGAGCTGCACGGCACTGTGTGGGCGGCGACCAATGACAATGACCCCATCGCTATCGCGACGGGGCCACTGAGCGGGATCCACGGCCCGGATCCCACCACCCAGTCCTTTGGCGCCACTCCCCTCCCCGGCGCGGATGGCCTGCCTGGGGACCACGGGTCTTATTGGGAGGACCCGCAGTTCCTGCGCGGTTTGGGCACGGTGGCCGCCCCGGAACCCAGGCCGGATTAG
- a CDS encoding NAD(P)-binding domain-containing protein, protein MEHYLSIIIGAGQAGLATAHQLTSRGLIPAQDFLLIDANPAPGGAWRHRWDSLTLGNAHNIADLPGMPAPLADASSPASHVVAAYYGAYEDKFQLRPYRPARVRSVRPLPGTHSARNLHGALGPRDERATENPDEPRSVHASHGERDPRGAFLVTLESGEQFSADAIVNATGTWDRPYIPYIPGIGSFGGHQLHTKDYSAAEDFAGQHVLVVGGGLSAVQFLLELEGIAQTTWATRRAPDFTDTEFDKQWGLDVEKKVRERVFSGNPPASVVSTTGIPPWQEYLDAVERGVLVSRGMFNAIDATGVWFGEAATSSRTAASDGAATGGRTAASDESTAHCETVADGDGAVSGGFVGASESGAAWQPYPAGTHLAVDVIFWNTGFRPVLDHLAPLHLRSHKGGIVMRNEVSPAANPRVFLAGYGSTASTVGATRAGRLAACEVIKALEL, encoded by the coding sequence GTGGAGCACTACCTCAGCATCATCATCGGCGCGGGCCAGGCAGGCTTGGCGACGGCCCACCAGCTCACCTCCCGCGGCCTTATCCCCGCCCAAGACTTTTTGCTTATCGATGCCAACCCCGCCCCCGGCGGCGCCTGGCGTCACCGGTGGGATTCCTTGACGCTGGGCAATGCCCACAACATCGCGGATCTGCCAGGCATGCCCGCCCCGCTTGCCGATGCCTCCTCCCCCGCCTCCCACGTAGTCGCCGCCTACTACGGCGCCTACGAGGACAAGTTCCAGCTGCGACCCTACCGCCCGGCGCGCGTCCGCAGCGTCCGCCCCCTGCCCGGCACGCACAGCGCGCGCAATCTCCACGGCGCGCTCGGCCCGCGCGATGAGCGCGCAACAGAGAACCCAGACGAGCCACGCAGTGTGCACGCTTCGCACGGCGAGCGCGATCCGCGGGGCGCGTTCCTCGTGACGCTGGAGTCCGGCGAGCAGTTTTCCGCGGACGCCATCGTTAACGCCACCGGCACGTGGGATAGGCCGTATATTCCTTATATTCCGGGCATCGGCAGTTTCGGCGGGCACCAACTGCACACCAAGGACTATTCGGCGGCGGAGGATTTTGCAGGCCAGCACGTATTGGTCGTCGGCGGTGGGCTATCCGCGGTGCAGTTCTTATTGGAGCTTGAGGGCATCGCGCAAACCACTTGGGCCACGCGGCGGGCACCGGATTTTACGGACACGGAGTTCGATAAGCAGTGGGGCTTGGATGTGGAAAAGAAGGTCCGCGAGCGGGTCTTTAGCGGCAATCCACCGGCCTCGGTGGTCTCGACCACCGGGATTCCGCCCTGGCAGGAATACCTGGATGCAGTCGAGCGCGGCGTTTTGGTCTCGCGCGGCATGTTCAATGCCATTGATGCGACCGGCGTGTGGTTTGGCGAGGCTGCGACGAGCAGCAGGACTGCGGCGAGCGACGGGGCGGCCACGGGTGGCAGGACTGCGGCGAGCGATGAATCTACGGCGCACTGTGAGACGGTGGCGGACGGCGACGGTGCTGTGAGCGGTGGGTTTGTGGGGGCATCGGAAAGCGGGGCGGCATGGCAGCCGTACCCGGCGGGCACGCACCTGGCGGTGGACGTCATCTTTTGGAATACCGGTTTTCGTCCGGTACTCGACCACCTGGCGCCGTTGCATTTGCGCTCGCACAAGGGCGGGATTGTCATGCGTAACGAGGTCTCGCCTGCCGCGAACCCGCGGGTTTTCCTCGCCGGATATGGATCGACCGCCTCGACGGTGGGGGCGACGCGCGCGGGGCGCTTGGCTGCGTGCGAAGTCATCAAGGCGCTGGAACTGTAG